A single Blastococcus colisei DNA region contains:
- a CDS encoding LCP family protein → MGLTLAVLSVVLGLGAAELAVLAGRVDRLDVVLPDGPGTTWVLVGLDFRAHLPAGTTSRDFGTTAQVPGSRADVILVVHVAASGTTMLSVPRDLVVAGAATPGRLALSWLDGPQSTVDALCGIGIPTDHLVTVDLGGFAAVVDAAGGLEVDVPAPVRDPQAGLELPSAGRQHVDGRTALAMVRSRHPEELVDGAWTPATVDPDGRAAMAGTVLGALTDTVRRSAASPWRAHALAWSASAALTMDRHTGLADLGSLLRADLGRPVVLPVGEPVGGTVTRFATPETHAAVEAAGMSCAG, encoded by the coding sequence GTGGGATTGACCCTCGCGGTCCTCTCCGTGGTGCTCGGTCTCGGCGCCGCCGAACTGGCGGTCCTGGCCGGACGGGTGGACCGGCTGGACGTCGTGCTGCCCGACGGGCCGGGGACGACGTGGGTCCTCGTCGGCCTGGACTTCCGCGCACACCTTCCCGCCGGCACCACATCCCGTGACTTCGGGACGACGGCCCAGGTGCCCGGTAGTCGCGCCGACGTCATCCTCGTCGTGCACGTCGCCGCCTCCGGAACGACGATGCTCTCGGTCCCCCGCGACCTCGTCGTCGCCGGGGCCGCGACGCCGGGCCGGCTGGCGCTGAGCTGGCTGGACGGTCCTCAGTCCACGGTGGACGCGCTCTGCGGCATCGGCATCCCGACCGACCACCTCGTCACCGTGGACCTCGGGGGCTTCGCGGCGGTGGTGGACGCAGCCGGGGGGCTCGAGGTCGACGTCCCGGCACCCGTGCGCGACCCCCAGGCCGGACTGGAACTGCCGTCCGCCGGCCGCCAGCACGTCGATGGGCGCACGGCACTGGCCATGGTGCGGTCCCGCCATCCCGAAGAACTGGTCGACGGGGCGTGGACGCCTGCCACCGTGGACCCCGACGGGCGCGCTGCGATGGCGGGAACGGTGCTCGGGGCACTGACCGACACCGTGCGCCGCTCGGCGGCCTCGCCCTGGCGTGCCCATGCGCTCGCGTGGTCGGCGTCGGCCGCCCTCACGATGGACCGCCACACCGGGCTGGCGGACCTCGGTTCCCTGCTCCGCGCCGATCTGGGCCGCCCGGTCGTGCTGCCCGTCGGCGAGCCCGTCGGGGGCACGGTCACGCGGTTCGCCACCCCCGAGACCCACGCCGCGGTGGAGGCTGCCGGCATGTCATGCGCCGGGTGA
- a CDS encoding sensor histidine kinase, translated as MDESRRRPALPIWSDVVLAAAFLAVSAAQIAVAPIAGPVVSVVVALGCTVPIAWRRTAPAAAALAMTAVWIIPTPEGYLLLGYVIAAVLYYSLGAYEPRPWRVVVVTAVGVTVGVVVTLLGPEIWQAAIGSVLAVAGPAAAGRLVAHQRAQNARLEELTEQLVQERTAAERAAAAEERARIARELHDVIGHEVTVIALQADAAAAALAKAPERAAAPVAAIRRSAAEALDEMRRVVGMLRAAEEDDDLRPQPGLTDLPALVERTRSTDTDVVLDLRPPQVPVPQSVQVAVYRVVQESLTNARRHAPGSAVRVRVDVDAGAVCVEVVSSGGGQGRTPGGGHGLAGMHERVRMHGGELEAGPTVDGFAVSARLPLGVRAAP; from the coding sequence GTGGACGAGTCGCGGCGCCGTCCGGCCCTGCCGATCTGGTCCGACGTCGTGCTCGCGGCTGCCTTCCTCGCCGTGTCCGCGGCGCAGATCGCGGTCGCCCCGATCGCCGGCCCGGTCGTGTCGGTGGTCGTCGCGCTGGGCTGCACGGTTCCCATCGCGTGGCGCCGCACCGCCCCCGCCGCCGCGGCGCTGGCCATGACGGCGGTGTGGATCATCCCGACGCCCGAGGGCTACCTGCTCCTCGGCTACGTGATCGCGGCCGTCCTCTACTACTCGCTCGGCGCGTACGAACCCCGACCGTGGCGGGTCGTCGTGGTCACCGCGGTGGGGGTGACCGTCGGCGTCGTCGTCACGCTGCTCGGGCCGGAGATCTGGCAGGCCGCGATCGGCTCGGTGCTCGCCGTCGCCGGCCCTGCCGCGGCGGGCCGCCTCGTGGCCCACCAGCGAGCGCAGAACGCCCGGCTGGAGGAGCTCACCGAGCAGCTCGTGCAGGAGCGGACCGCCGCCGAGCGTGCCGCGGCCGCCGAGGAGCGTGCTCGGATCGCCCGCGAACTGCACGACGTCATCGGGCACGAGGTGACCGTGATCGCGCTGCAGGCCGATGCCGCCGCGGCGGCCCTGGCCAAGGCACCGGAACGGGCGGCCGCGCCCGTGGCCGCGATCCGGCGGTCGGCGGCCGAGGCGCTCGACGAGATGCGGCGGGTGGTCGGCATGCTCCGCGCCGCCGAGGAGGACGACGACCTGCGGCCCCAGCCCGGACTCACCGACCTGCCGGCTCTCGTGGAACGGACCCGCTCGACCGACACCGACGTGGTGCTCGACCTGCGGCCGCCCCAGGTGCCCGTTCCGCAGAGCGTGCAGGTCGCGGTCTACCGGGTCGTCCAGGAGTCCCTGACGAATGCCCGGCGGCACGCGCCCGGCTCGGCGGTCCGCGTGCGGGTCGACGTGGACGCCGGCGCAGTCTGCGTCGAGGTGGTCAGCAGCGGCGGCGGGCAGGGGCGGACGCCCGGCGGCGGGCACGGCCTGGCGGGGATGCACGAGCGGGTGCGCATGCACGGGGGCGAACTCGAGGCGGGCCCGACCGTGGACGGTTTCGCGGTGAGCGCCCGGCTCCCGCTCGGGGTGCGGGCCGCCCCGTGA
- a CDS encoding response regulator: protein MTGAAPVTVVLVDDQALVRDGLRLILELAGIDVVGEAVDGAEAVPLVLERQPDVVLMDLRMPRMDGVEATRRIVAAGVRSRVVVLTTFEGEEHTFRALQVGATGYLLKDAGGERIVAAVRAAAAGDMPLAPSVVARLVASFVSRPPVPPASERLRPLSGRERDVLALIGAGRSNAEIAEELFISPATVKSHVRHILAKLDLRDRAHAIVLAHESGLVAGVRAQRRARPARLCP from the coding sequence GTGACCGGCGCGGCACCGGTCACGGTGGTCCTCGTCGACGACCAGGCGCTGGTACGCGACGGGCTGCGGCTGATCCTGGAGCTGGCCGGCATCGACGTCGTCGGCGAGGCCGTGGACGGCGCCGAGGCGGTGCCGCTCGTGCTGGAACGGCAACCGGACGTCGTGCTCATGGACCTGCGCATGCCCAGGATGGACGGCGTCGAGGCGACCCGGCGGATCGTCGCCGCCGGGGTCCGGTCACGCGTCGTCGTCCTCACCACCTTCGAGGGCGAGGAGCACACCTTCCGGGCGCTGCAGGTCGGTGCGACCGGTTACCTGCTCAAGGACGCCGGCGGTGAGCGGATCGTCGCCGCAGTGCGGGCGGCCGCGGCCGGTGACATGCCGTTGGCTCCGTCGGTCGTCGCCCGGCTGGTGGCCTCCTTCGTGAGCCGCCCGCCGGTCCCGCCGGCCTCGGAACGACTGCGTCCGTTGAGCGGGCGCGAGCGCGACGTGCTGGCCCTGATCGGCGCCGGCCGGTCGAATGCCGAGATAGCCGAAGAGCTGTTCATCTCGCCGGCGACGGTGAAGAGCCACGTGCGGCACATCCTCGCCAAGCTCGACCTCCGGGACCGCGCCCACGCGATCGTGCTGGCCCACGAGTCGGGGCTGGTGGCCGGCGTCCGCGCGCAGCGTCGAGCGCGGCCTGCCAGGCTCTGCCCATGA
- a CDS encoding VIT1/CCC1 transporter family protein — MTAAPEAEAHEHSHADVSGGWLRAAVFGAMDGLVTNTALVAGVGGGGGTPRAIVLAGTASMVAGAISMALGEYTSVKTQNEQLDLEVEKERRELERNPQGELAELVEMLRVRGVDDQLARKVAVQLSRDPETALRLHVVAELGLSPEDKPSPMTAAVSSFLTFAAGALLPLLPYLLGFSVLWAALLLGGLGLLAAGALSSRFTPRPWWFAGLRQMLFGALAAGVTYAIGSLIGVTIA, encoded by the coding sequence GTGACCGCCGCTCCGGAGGCCGAGGCGCACGAGCACAGCCACGCCGACGTCTCCGGTGGCTGGTTGCGGGCCGCCGTCTTCGGGGCCATGGACGGCCTGGTCACGAACACCGCGCTGGTGGCCGGCGTCGGGGGTGGCGGCGGCACGCCGCGCGCCATCGTGCTGGCCGGGACGGCCAGCATGGTCGCCGGGGCGATCTCCATGGCGCTGGGCGAGTACACGTCGGTGAAGACGCAGAACGAGCAGCTCGACCTCGAGGTGGAGAAGGAGCGCCGCGAGCTCGAGCGCAACCCCCAGGGAGAGCTCGCGGAGCTGGTCGAGATGCTGCGCGTGCGGGGTGTCGACGATCAGCTGGCACGCAAGGTCGCCGTCCAGCTCTCCCGCGATCCGGAGACGGCGTTGCGGCTGCACGTCGTCGCCGAGCTGGGGCTCAGCCCGGAGGACAAGCCGTCCCCGATGACGGCGGCGGTCTCCTCGTTCCTCACCTTCGCGGCCGGTGCCCTGCTGCCGCTGCTGCCCTACCTGCTCGGCTTCTCCGTGCTGTGGGCCGCGCTGCTGCTCGGCGGTCTCGGCCTCCTGGCGGCCGGTGCGCTGTCCTCGCGATTCACCCCGCGCCCGTGGTGGTTCGCCGGCCTCCGCCAGATGCTGTTCGGCGCCTTGGCAGCGGGCGTCACGTACGCGATCGGCTCCTTGATCGGCGTCACCATCGCTTGA
- the dxr gene encoding 1-deoxy-D-xylulose-5-phosphate reductoisomerase, producing MRSVSSPRQVTLLGSTGSIGRQAIAVAQQNPERLQITGLAAGGGDVARLAEQALALGVRTVAVARATAAQDLQLAFYAAASGRGWAKGEYSLPEILAGPRAAEELAARPADVVLNGITGSIGLRPTLSALRAGRTVALANKESLIAGGALVTEAAAPGQLVPVDSEHSALAQCLRGGTRDEVARLVLTASGGPFRGRTAEQLADVTVEQAMAHPTWDMGPVITINSATLVNKGLELIEAHLLFGVPYADIDVVVHPQSIVHSMVTFADGATIAQASPPDMRLPIALALAWPDRLPVVQPALDWSTANTWEFAPLDEVAFPAVRLARLAGEAGGVVPALYNAANEEAVAAFVAGRLSFRGIVDLVARTLDDAPDLGAPTCVEDVLAAEKWAREHARAVIAGG from the coding sequence ATGCGGTCCGTGAGTTCACCTCGTCAGGTCACGCTGCTCGGCTCCACCGGCTCCATCGGCCGGCAGGCGATCGCGGTCGCCCAGCAGAATCCGGAGCGGCTGCAGATCACCGGCCTGGCGGCCGGGGGAGGGGACGTCGCCCGGCTGGCCGAGCAGGCGTTGGCCCTCGGCGTCCGCACGGTGGCCGTCGCGCGGGCGACCGCGGCGCAGGACCTGCAGCTGGCCTTCTACGCCGCGGCCTCCGGGCGCGGCTGGGCCAAGGGGGAGTACTCGCTGCCGGAGATCCTGGCCGGTCCCCGGGCGGCCGAGGAGCTCGCCGCCCGCCCCGCCGACGTCGTCCTCAACGGCATCACCGGCTCCATCGGGCTGCGGCCCACCCTGTCGGCCCTGCGGGCCGGCCGCACGGTGGCGCTGGCCAACAAGGAGTCGCTGATCGCCGGAGGAGCGTTGGTCACCGAGGCCGCGGCCCCCGGCCAGCTCGTGCCGGTGGACTCCGAGCACTCGGCCCTGGCCCAGTGCCTGCGCGGCGGCACCCGGGACGAGGTGGCCCGGCTGGTCCTGACCGCCAGCGGCGGCCCGTTCCGCGGCCGCACCGCCGAGCAGCTGGCCGATGTCACCGTCGAGCAGGCGATGGCCCATCCGACCTGGGACATGGGGCCGGTGATCACCATCAACTCCGCGACCCTGGTCAACAAGGGCCTGGAGCTCATCGAGGCGCACCTGCTCTTCGGCGTCCCCTACGCCGACATCGACGTCGTCGTGCACCCGCAGTCGATCGTGCACTCGATGGTGACGTTCGCCGACGGCGCGACGATCGCCCAGGCCAGCCCCCCGGACATGCGGCTGCCGATCGCACTCGCACTCGCCTGGCCGGACCGGCTGCCCGTCGTCCAGCCGGCGCTGGACTGGTCGACCGCGAACACCTGGGAGTTCGCGCCGCTGGACGAGGTGGCCTTCCCGGCGGTGCGCCTGGCCCGGCTGGCGGGGGAGGCGGGAGGCGTCGTCCCGGCGCTCTACAACGCCGCCAACGAGGAGGCGGTCGCCGCGTTCGTGGCGGGTCGACTCTCGTTCCGGGGCATCGTCGACCTCGTCGCGCGTACCCTCGACGACGCGCCGGACCTCGGCGCCCCCACCTGCGTCGAGGACGTGCTGGCGGCGGAGAAGTGGGCCCGGGAACACGCCCGGGCCGTCATCGCCGGAGGCTGA
- a CDS encoding GNAT family N-acetyltransferase, with protein MTGGPALFVHLIEPRHWRTALSEGAVRPPSLESVGFVHLSTPEQVHLPAQALYPGRRDLVLLVVDPARLTDPVRTEPGVPADPDGRLFPHLYGPLPVSAVVAVVPYRPPVAPVLPAPDDVLGRTVAFYASLPVRRAVGVGDVPGGVAVLDPDFPHSRDNNRLVLTEPVDAGTIEAAAGEVAGNAGWPHQAAQMLWPGAADVAGELTRRGWEAEELLLMARRPDGLPGAERAEVVDQGEVRELWDRSWRRGLADLGPDLDRVVAQLIGREQLNDRVVAVSDVVVREGGRVVAAGQLRVDGATAAVESVMTDPAVRGRGYADAVLARSLDLAGRAGCDLVVLEAAADDWPRHWYARRGFETVGVSWSLSRPA; from the coding sequence CTGACCGGAGGCCCCGCCCTGTTCGTCCACCTCATCGAGCCGCGGCACTGGCGGACCGCCCTGTCCGAGGGCGCGGTCCGCCCGCCCTCGCTGGAGTCCGTCGGATTCGTGCACCTGTCCACCCCCGAGCAGGTGCATCTCCCCGCCCAGGCCCTGTACCCGGGCCGCCGGGACCTGGTGCTGCTGGTCGTCGATCCGGCCCGGCTGACCGACCCGGTGCGGACGGAGCCCGGCGTGCCGGCCGACCCGGACGGTCGGCTCTTCCCGCACCTCTACGGCCCGCTGCCGGTGAGCGCCGTGGTGGCCGTCGTCCCCTACCGCCCGCCGGTCGCGCCGGTGCTGCCTGCCCCGGACGACGTCCTCGGCCGGACCGTGGCGTTCTACGCGTCCCTGCCGGTGCGCAGGGCGGTCGGCGTGGGTGACGTCCCGGGTGGCGTCGCCGTCCTGGACCCCGACTTCCCGCACTCCCGGGACAACAACCGGCTGGTCCTCACCGAGCCGGTGGACGCCGGCACCATCGAGGCCGCGGCCGGCGAGGTGGCCGGGAACGCCGGCTGGCCGCACCAGGCGGCGCAGATGCTGTGGCCCGGGGCGGCCGACGTCGCCGGGGAACTGACCCGGCGGGGTTGGGAGGCCGAGGAGCTGCTGCTCATGGCCCGGCGGCCGGATGGCCTGCCCGGTGCGGAGCGCGCCGAGGTGGTCGACCAGGGCGAGGTCCGCGAACTCTGGGACCGGTCGTGGCGAAGGGGTCTGGCCGACCTCGGCCCGGACCTGGACCGCGTCGTGGCGCAGCTGATCGGCCGCGAGCAGCTCAACGACCGGGTGGTCGCGGTCAGCGACGTGGTGGTCCGCGAGGGAGGCCGGGTGGTGGCCGCCGGTCAGCTGCGCGTCGACGGCGCCACGGCCGCGGTGGAGTCGGTGATGACCGACCCCGCGGTCCGGGGCCGCGGCTACGCCGACGCCGTCCTCGCCCGCTCGCTGGACCTGGCGGGCCGGGCCGGCTGCGACCTCGTGGTGCTGGAGGCCGCGGCCGACGACTGGCCGCGGCACTGGTACGCCCGGCGGGGCTTCGAGACGGTGGGCGTCTCGTGGTCCCTCAGCCGCCCGGCCTGA
- a CDS encoding LPXTG cell wall anchor domain-containing protein, giving the protein MPRPFLTRLATGSLLGVVLAGASLATAPAAGAAPSTPVLSPSSVTAGQSFTVSGAGCTPSTDPTNPIAAVAFIDLGPDAQMGIGDGAEPAADGSWTVSLTIPEGFQSGTYDVISGCADYLGTYEFQYPTTTVTVGRPVPPAPATCGSNCQVVAPGAKLSADRAVVPGELRNLALYGYLPFEQVTLVLHSTPQTLGTFTADANGIVVVAFRAPEGTTAGDHTLKVTRADGSVVSYAITIAAAKEQLASTGADVTVPLMVGGALLAAGGGALVVARRRNAGATQV; this is encoded by the coding sequence ATGCCCCGCCCGTTCCTCACCCGTCTCGCCACAGGTAGCCTGCTCGGCGTCGTGCTGGCCGGCGCCTCCCTCGCCACCGCCCCGGCTGCTGGAGCCGCACCCAGCACACCCGTGCTCTCGCCGAGCTCGGTCACGGCGGGTCAGTCCTTCACCGTCTCCGGCGCCGGCTGCACGCCGAGCACCGACCCGACCAACCCGATCGCGGCCGTCGCGTTCATCGATCTCGGCCCGGACGCCCAGATGGGCATCGGCGACGGGGCCGAGCCGGCCGCCGACGGCTCCTGGACGGTGTCGCTCACGATTCCGGAGGGCTTCCAGTCCGGGACCTACGACGTCATCTCCGGCTGCGCCGACTACCTGGGCACCTACGAGTTCCAGTACCCGACCACCACGGTCACGGTCGGACGGCCCGTGCCGCCTGCGCCGGCCACCTGCGGCAGCAACTGCCAGGTGGTCGCGCCGGGCGCGAAGCTCAGCGCCGACCGGGCGGTCGTCCCGGGTGAGCTGCGGAACCTCGCTCTCTACGGCTACCTGCCGTTCGAGCAGGTCACCCTGGTGCTGCACTCGACCCCGCAGACGCTCGGCACGTTCACGGCCGACGCGAACGGCATCGTCGTCGTCGCGTTCCGGGCGCCCGAGGGCACCACGGCCGGTGACCACACCCTCAAGGTCACCCGCGCGGACGGCTCTGTCGTCTCCTACGCCATCACCATCGCGGCCGCGAAAGAGCAGCTGGCCAGCACCGGGGCGGACGTGACGGTGCCCCTGATGGTGGGTGGGGCCCTCCTCGCCGCCGGCGGCGGCGCGCTGGTGGTCGCCCGCCGTCGGAACGCCGGAGCGACGCAGGTCTGA
- the rlmN gene encoding 23S rRNA (adenine(2503)-C(2))-methyltransferase RlmN translates to MTALPLVFDAPRRGIPPRHLADLTREEARAAVAELGQPAFRADQLARHFYRGVADPAQMTDLPADAREALAEALLPGLLTVVRHQTADNGRTRKTLWRLHDGALVESVLMRYPDRATVCISSQAGCGMACPFCATGQQGLTRNLSAAEIIGQAVAAAAAMANGELDGGPGRLSNVVFMGMGEPLANYPRVRKTLDALLTPAPHGLGLSQRSVTVSTVGLVPAIRRLTEEGRNVTLAVSLHAPDDELRDTLVPINTRWKVGEVIDAADAYARKTGRRYSVEYALIRDVNDQPFRADLLGRLLAGKLAHVNLIPLNPTPGSPWDASPLPAQREFVARLRAAGVATTVRDTRGQDIDGACGQLAAADQVAGVPSVAVPVPSVEPPVELGAEGDE, encoded by the coding sequence ATGACTGCCCTCCCCCTCGTCTTCGACGCCCCCCGCCGGGGGATCCCCCCGCGCCACCTCGCCGACCTCACCCGCGAGGAGGCCCGCGCGGCGGTCGCCGAGCTCGGGCAGCCGGCCTTCCGGGCCGACCAGCTGGCCCGGCACTTCTACCGCGGCGTGGCGGACCCGGCGCAGATGACCGACCTCCCGGCCGACGCCCGGGAGGCGCTCGCCGAGGCGCTGCTGCCCGGCTTGCTGACCGTCGTCCGGCACCAGACCGCCGACAACGGGCGCACCCGCAAGACCCTGTGGCGGCTGCACGACGGCGCGCTCGTCGAGAGCGTGCTGATGCGCTATCCCGACCGGGCGACCGTCTGCATCTCCAGCCAGGCCGGGTGCGGCATGGCCTGCCCGTTCTGCGCCACCGGCCAGCAGGGACTCACCCGCAACCTGTCCGCCGCCGAGATCATCGGGCAGGCGGTCGCCGCGGCCGCGGCGATGGCCAACGGCGAGCTCGACGGCGGCCCGGGGCGGCTGTCCAACGTCGTCTTCATGGGCATGGGCGAGCCGCTGGCCAATTACCCGCGTGTCCGGAAGACCCTGGACGCGCTGCTCACCCCCGCCCCGCACGGGCTCGGCCTGTCCCAGCGCTCGGTGACGGTGTCGACCGTCGGGCTGGTACCGGCGATCCGGCGGCTCACCGAGGAAGGGCGCAACGTCACGCTGGCGGTCAGCCTGCACGCCCCCGACGACGAGCTGCGCGACACCCTGGTGCCGATCAACACCCGCTGGAAGGTCGGCGAGGTCATCGACGCCGCCGACGCCTACGCGCGGAAGACCGGCCGCCGGTATTCGGTGGAGTACGCGCTGATCCGCGACGTCAACGACCAGCCGTTCCGGGCGGACCTCCTGGGCAGGCTGTTGGCCGGGAAGCTCGCGCACGTGAACCTCATCCCGCTGAACCCGACCCCGGGCAGCCCCTGGGACGCCAGCCCGCTGCCCGCGCAGCGCGAGTTCGTCGCCCGGCTGCGCGCCGCCGGCGTCGCGACGACGGTCCGGGACACCCGCGGGCAGGACATCGACGGCGCCTGCGGCCAGCTCGCCGCCGCGGACCAGGTGGCAGGCGTCCCGAGTGTCGCCGTGCCGGTGCCGTCGGTGGAGCCGCCGGTGGAGCTGGGCGCCGAGGGCGACGAGTGA
- a CDS encoding TrmH family RNA methyltransferase, whose amino-acid sequence MTKPETDLTPPEAVLDSVGVGPWSGSWPNDPRFDPELLEHGDRRNVVDRYRYWTVEAIVADLDTRRHPFHVAIENWRHDLNIGTVVRTANAFLAEAVHVVGKKRWNRRGAMVTDRYQHVRHHPDVAELVAWARTADLPLLAVDNLPGARPLETAGLPRACVLLFGQEGTGLSQEARDAADGVLSIAQYGSTRSINAGVAAGIAMHAWIRQHAV is encoded by the coding sequence GTGACGAAGCCCGAGACGGACCTCACCCCGCCGGAGGCCGTCCTCGACTCGGTCGGGGTGGGCCCGTGGAGCGGATCGTGGCCCAACGATCCCCGGTTCGACCCCGAACTCCTCGAGCACGGCGACCGGCGCAACGTCGTCGACCGCTACCGGTACTGGACCGTCGAGGCGATCGTGGCAGACCTCGACACCCGCCGGCACCCCTTCCACGTGGCCATCGAGAACTGGCGGCACGACCTGAACATCGGCACCGTCGTCCGGACGGCGAACGCGTTCCTCGCCGAGGCCGTGCACGTCGTCGGGAAGAAGCGCTGGAACCGGCGCGGCGCGATGGTGACCGACAGATATCAGCACGTCCGGCACCACCCCGACGTCGCTGAGCTGGTCGCCTGGGCCCGGACGGCGGACCTGCCGCTCCTGGCCGTCGACAACCTGCCGGGAGCCCGGCCGCTGGAGACGGCCGGGCTGCCGAGGGCCTGCGTGCTGCTGTTCGGGCAGGAGGGCACCGGCCTGTCGCAGGAGGCCCGTGACGCCGCGGACGGGGTGCTCTCCATCGCCCAGTACGGCTCCACCCGGTCGATCAACGCGGGGGTGGCTGCGGGCATCGCCATGCACGCGTGGATCCGACAACACGCGGTGTAG
- a CDS encoding DUF2631 domain-containing protein, with amino-acid sequence MSETQRVNQPGREEGVVRVGDHPVEHERPEDWGWHGETGNKGRIGAWIAVLVLLSYLVGNHEGRMEDLWLLGIALIMVLILLWDVRRRKNAWRSR; translated from the coding sequence GTGAGCGAGACGCAGCGGGTCAACCAGCCCGGTCGTGAAGAGGGCGTCGTCCGCGTCGGTGACCACCCCGTGGAGCACGAGCGGCCCGAGGACTGGGGCTGGCACGGCGAGACCGGGAACAAGGGGCGCATCGGTGCGTGGATCGCCGTCCTCGTGCTCCTGAGCTACCTGGTCGGCAACCACGAGGGCCGGATGGAGGACCTCTGGCTGCTCGGCATCGCGCTGATCATGGTGCTGATCCTGTTGTGGGACGTGCGCCGCCGGAAGAACGCCTGGCGCAGCCGCTGA
- a CDS encoding polyphosphate kinase 2 family protein, whose product MSRLADVDLSVSLPKKEAQRQLEEAQDRLVHLRLLLGGQIGPGELGPPLCVLFEGWDASGKGGAIKRLVGELDPRHVRVAQFAAPTFDEKRHHFLWRFWPVLPGWGGMAVLDRTWYGRVLVERVEGFASEEAWQRAYAEIVDLETTLAAEGTILVKFWMHLSPEEQLRRFESRRGDPYKAWKLTEEDWRNREKRGAYEAAVAEMLERTDHPCGRWHVIAAEDKRWARVAVVRTVCEAIEAALRARGIDADPPLATVDS is encoded by the coding sequence ATGAGCCGTCTCGCCGACGTCGACCTCTCCGTCAGCCTCCCGAAGAAGGAGGCCCAGCGGCAGCTCGAGGAGGCCCAGGACCGGCTGGTCCACCTGCGCCTGCTGCTCGGCGGCCAGATCGGCCCGGGTGAGCTGGGACCGCCGCTGTGCGTGCTCTTCGAGGGATGGGACGCCTCGGGCAAGGGCGGGGCCATCAAGCGCCTGGTCGGCGAGCTGGACCCGAGGCACGTCCGGGTCGCCCAGTTCGCCGCCCCGACGTTCGACGAGAAGCGGCACCACTTCCTCTGGCGGTTCTGGCCGGTCCTCCCCGGCTGGGGAGGCATGGCCGTCCTGGACCGCACCTGGTACGGCCGGGTGCTCGTGGAGCGGGTCGAGGGCTTCGCCTCCGAGGAGGCATGGCAGCGGGCCTACGCCGAGATCGTGGACCTGGAGACGACGCTGGCCGCCGAGGGCACGATCCTGGTCAAGTTCTGGATGCACCTCTCGCCCGAGGAGCAGCTCCGCCGGTTCGAGTCCCGCAGGGGCGACCCGTACAAGGCGTGGAAGCTCACCGAGGAGGACTGGCGCAACCGGGAGAAGCGCGGCGCCTACGAGGCCGCCGTCGCGGAGATGCTCGAGCGGACCGACCACCCCTGCGGCCGCTGGCACGTCATCGCGGCGGAGGACAAGCGGTGGGCCCGCGTCGCGGTGGTGCGCACCGTCTGCGAGGCGATCGAAGCCGCCCTGCGCGCCCGGGGCATCGACGCCGATCCCCCGCTGGCGACCGTCGACAGCTGA